CAGAATTCCGCCCCCAATGAAAAGACACAAGTGTTCAATGAAGGGAAGGTGGCCACCGGCGGGTTCTTGGGAGAAGGCAAGAATAGGCCATCCGAATTCTTCCCTATGAGTGCCGATGCGAAATGTGGGAAGGTACAGCGGGCTGTCCAACCCGGACAGTCAACCTCGGGATGGAGGGAAGAAACGTTGTATAATGGAAACCCATTTCCGGGTGTGCCCGTCCAGGGGGGGAAATCCCAAAATGGTCATGGTGATGTTTGCGAAAATGGGGATCAATTTGACTCCCCAAATGGGCCGCCTAACTGTCTACAGACCAGTGAGGTTCCTGGAGTTAGTTTCcccaagaaggagaaaaaatattccgaGGAACAGCACTACACAGTCCTCCTTaacaacataaaaaatgccaaGTCCGTGTACTCAAAGAGTGATATATTTTCGGagctaaaaaaagaatatataagTAAAATATCCTTTGAAAATGACACAGAAAATATCGAATTTGAGCATGCATTAAttgagaaggaaatatttgAGGGATACACAAAACTACACAGGATTTTGTATAACCtgaagaggttccaagttGACACGTGTATCGGGTGGTACAATAACTGTAGCGAAACGACGAGGAAGAAATATGTAAAGTTAATTTATTTACTACACTGTATTAATTATTTAAGGTATTCGAAGGAAGATAAGGAGAAGGCACTTAGCTGCTTAAGGAACCTCATGATAAACTACAGTAAAAATAGATCGCACATATCGAGACTGAGCACGTTCATTTGCATCGGTGTGGataacattttctttaaaagtATGTTTTCAAATGTCCATTCGAaggttttcaatttttttaagagaGCTTTTAATGAGGAGGGCATTCTCATCCCCTTGCCCAGGAAAGACAAGCAGGCAAGAGAAACCAGTCAAAATCTTCGAAATTGTGAAAATGGTACAAATCGACGGAGGGATGACCTACAGCACGATGGGACTGCACATTGTCGTGACAATAAGAAAGGAATAAGTTTGGCTAGTCATATGTCGGaaaaacggaagaaaaagaaaaaaaaaaaattaacctcTCGACAGAGTATTGAGGATAACCAGGATCAGCCGTCCGACGGTGATCGCCGGGATAACCGAATTGTGACCACCGCTTTGtcaaaaagaaaggaaaaaaaactagcCAAATTGGTACAaaagagaaatgaaaaaatgaaaaaaataaaaacaaatgagcacattttgaagagaaaaataaagaaaaataaacaaaatgtGATAGGCAAAAaatcaaagaagaaaaaaaaaaaaaaaaaaaaaaatatacacccTGCAAGTATGACACATCAGCAGGTATATGGTCTCAGCAACAAAATCAGGAGCACTCAGGGCCCATTAATTCATAACGATATATATAAAGAGAAGTACGTTCACTACGATTCGGACGATACGTATGGCAACatgggggaagaagaagattacACTCTCCCGTTAAGCGAAACATTTATAGAAAATAGAATAGATGAGTTTattagaaaggaaaagagaatgAGGAACCCATTCTTTTACGACCCAGCAGATGAGCATTATGTAAATGGAGAGAGATTGATTTTGCCCGATGTTAGATACGGCAGTCTTGGAAGGGTAAGACACAGTGGTTACCTTTGTGTTGGAGGAGTAAAATCCGAGGAAGACAGCGAAGCGGATGACAAACTGAACAAAGGATGGTACAGCCACGTTTTCAAATGCACCAAAGACGTTTTTGTCGAAGTaaatgcaggaaaaaatgaatccaaTTTTTCaaggaacgaaaaggaagaaggacaaATGCTGGGGGAAAATTACAATTACATTCATCGTAGAtgtaagaataaaaagaaggaaaaagaagctgTCTATTTGTACGAACTAAGCGAAAGTGAATTTTCGAACATGTACCAAAATGATACCTCCTATATTACGTACAAAACgttaaaaaaagcaacacagTTTTATGACAATAATGACACAAAAATTATAGAAAGCACGAATAAGAATTTAAATTGTGGCTATATAAACTTTCTAAATGTCAGTAGCACTTATTGTACGAGCAATTCATACTATGATAGGGGTTCCCGTTTTAGTTTCCTCCATGGTAGAAATAGTGAATGTGTTAACTTTTGCAAACAACCAAGTGGTTACAATTGCAATGTTTCGGAGACCCATACATTTCGTGCGCTAACGAACTCGTGCTTTATGAAAAAGCCAAACAATTTGAAGAGGAAATTTGCCAAGTGTAAATATTTAGCGCGTAATGGTAGAGGTGAAAAGatgagcgaaaaaaaaaaaaaaaaaatggacactaTATTATCCTCCAATGAGTGTGCAGCCACCATGCATGTAGGGGATGCCGCAAGTAGAGCACCGTTATTATCAcaggaggagggggaaaaaaaaagcataagtGAAGACAAAATCGCGAATGTTACTAACCTTGGCATGTGTGacaagcagaagaaaaacaaaaacatacgggggaatgaaaaggaagaaaaagattaCGACGAtcatgacgatgatgatgaggtaGTAGCAGGAGACCTAATCAACAGCAGTGGTGCTACCCCATCAACAAAGGTTAAAAGCGTTGATGAAGATTTTGAGTCATTTAAGGAGCAGGTGCGTGGAGACACAGAGCATTGGGCTAGTAGCTCACAAAGTTATAAAACGGCGAGCTCGGACAGAGCCATGATGGACTCAAGTGAAGACGATTTTCACTTCTCCACCTCTGCCAGTTCTGAtgaaagtgcaaaaaaagaCCTGAACAAAGTGAAAGAACAAGTGGATTTGATAAAGGAAGatttcatcaaaaaaaacactGCCCTTGCTTTGCTAAACACGAACAATATACAGGCATACAATAGGGCCATATTAGCTTCGAAAAATACCAGAGCAAACAAAACTCCCACCGATGTAAGCAGAATTGTACTAACCCATGCTTTAACGAATAGAGAAATGTATACCCTGCATAACTCTCTTTCGAACTATAAAAACAATGCGGAGTTTCGACGCATCTGCCTCAAATGGAAAgccaagaaggagaagagaaaggaacgaCTGAGGGCAAGAAACAAGAGCAGCCGCAGCAATGACGTTAAgcagaagaggagaaaaaaaaaaaaaaaaaaaaagagtacaaAGGATAGCAAAATGGGTAtgcaaaataaggaaaaggaaaaagagaacacagaaggagaaaaaacaaacacgCCACATAAGGAAgtggaacagaaaaaagaacaacaaatGGTAGAACAATCACAAGTGGGGCAGAATGTCACATCTGCGGAGGAAAAGCTTCAGAAAAACGtcgaagatgaagaaaaaataattgctcCATATAAATCGAATACCGAGAATCCACCGTCTATCGAGGCAAGAAAAGACACCGAAGTTTTACTCACCCAGTCGAAAGAAGGGACCCTCCCCGAAAATGTTCAAGAACACGAAACCAAAATGGAAGTAGGTGTAATGGTTCTATCTGAAAAATtcgaagaaagaaaagaaggtaatGGTGGCGAGGTACACACAGAACAGGAGCGTAACTGGGAATCTTCCGAAAAGGTAGAAGACTCCCATAGCGCCTTAAGGGATGAGGGAGTCATTCCGGAAGGCAGCACAAACGAGACTAGGAACAACCCAAGTGGTGCTGGTAACAATGCGAACTATGCTACTGAGCAGAGCGTGGAGGAAATTCATCACAAGTGTTTAGAGGCCAAGGAcagaaaagatgaaaaagaaaatagagaaaagggAGCAGAGCAGAACCAGGGGATGACGGTAGTAGAATCGATAGAATCAATGGAAGCGGTGGAAGCAGCAGTCCAAAGGACACATCCCCCAGTAGAAGAACAGTGCAAAGACGAAGCAGTCGAAAGGAACCGAAACGAGGAGAAAATAGAGAatttgaggaagaaaaacgagGTAGACGCAGAAAAAGAATCAGACGAAAAGGATTACCCGAAGGATCTGAAGGACGGAGAAAAGATGAAGCGCAAGGAAAACGCCGAGGCAAAAatcaggaaggaaaaaaagggagtttTCTTGGGGTCCtacaaaaagaattttaaaaagagaaggtaTGACCCCAATTTCTTTTACGACGAGAAGATGCAAGTCaagatgaagagaaaaaaaaacgaaaaaagtgACAAAAAGATCGCTAGGACTAAAAAAGAGGGTTACGAGTGCTTCAGGAGCGCCAAGTGTGTTGCAGGTAGGGTGGAAATGAAGAGGCATGCATGGAGAGTTGTGCCTCCAAAGAAGCATTCACTTTTGCCTTCAAACGCAAAGTGCTTAATTTACTTAACGCACGCACTTCACATCCCGCAGGTAAAAAAGGACTCCGTCGAAGAGGCCAAGACAGCGACGgcgaaggaaagaagaaaggggacTCGAacaaaaaggacaaaaaaaaaaataaagagaaaaagaaaaaagaagacaatAAAGGAAAGCCGCAAGATAGTAAGGACCCCGGAAAGGAGCAAAACAGTACAAGTTGTGAAGATATCCAAATtgagaggggaaggaaaaagaactgcaaggagaaaaaggtttACATCCACTTGGAGaggtaagaaaagaaaacaaacgATGGATCGATTGGACAAATACGACACAAGTGCAAGTGTAGAAGCAATCGAGGCTAGTGTTTAACAGGCTAACATGTGGGTGCTACCCGAGAACATATTAGCGTATACCATTTGCCCATTGTGCCTTTCTGCATTTTTGGGGGTGCCTTTTCGATATTGAATGTGCAGCTTGCGAAATTCCTTCCCCCTGAGGAAAATCAAAAGGGACgtcatatgtacatttatattttcttgtaTGTGTGATTATAcgtatgtgttttttttttttttttttttttttttttttttcctccccacgTTTAGCCCCCTATCTGTTCTTGTATGCGGAGGACTGATCTCCTCGAAGAAGCTTATAGAAGCCCAGGCCAtcttgaaggaaaataacaGAAGACTACAGGAGGCCAAGAACGGCCCTTCCCTAACTTTTGCAAGCGATAAAAACGGAGATAAATGCTTTGACAAATTtgggaaagacaaaaataaaaagaacaaagacAACAACGCCCTCTTTTCAAACTCTCTGGCGGTAGAAGTTGATTTGAgtggatgtttttttttccactcctcCTTTACCTGTCCCATTAGTAGGGACAAATCTTCCAAGGATAATCCTCCCTACGTGCTCAGATGTGGACATGCCATTTGCAAGTAAGCAATGAATACAGGGGGCATCGCACGTTCTGCACCACTTTTTAAGCCCCACTCAacaaatatgtacattttctgCCGCACTTATGtctgct
The Plasmodium knowlesi strain H genome assembly, chromosome: 2 DNA segment above includes these coding regions:
- a CDS encoding RING zinc finger protein, putative, which codes for MGEENYTPDGCSSSSGTKNLDFREIQKEIGEFKIKQNETFNFYLDSIDKLLEKVQKAKKNVEEKINKKKDTIKIERDRMRGNANVNDSSAQINISSVSTSEEKNKYDIKELIKDVKELKITEKVSEENKKFYNILLSSYRGIIALIKQETPEIFNNVNIKKSVILRLILLHFLQKGDFFMYYVLNKEILKKRKKKKMEKCNSMVNRLDQNSAPNEKTQVFNEGKVATGGFLGEGKNRPSEFFPMSADAKCGKVQRAVQPGQSTSGWREETLYNGNPFPGVPVQGGKSQNGHGDVCENGDQFDSPNGPPNCLQTSEVPGVSFPKKEKKYSEEQHYTVLLNNIKNAKSVYSKSDIFSELKKEYISKISFENDTENIEFEHALIEKEIFEGYTKLHRILYNLKRFQVDTCIGWYNNCSETTRKKYVKLIYLLHCINYLRYSKEDKEKALSCLRNLMINYSKNRSHISRLSTFICIGVDNIFFKSMFSNVHSKVFNFFKRAFNEEGILIPLPRKDKQARETSQNLRNCENGTNRRRDDLQHDGTAHCRDNKKGISLASHMSEKRKKKKKKKLTSRQSIEDNQDQPSDGDRRDNRIVTTALSKRKEKKLAKLVQKRNEKMKKIKTNEHILKRKIKKNKQNVIGKKSKKKKKKKKKNIHPASMTHQQVYGLSNKIRSTQGPLIHNDIYKEKYVHYDSDDTYGNMGEEEDYTLPLSETFIENRIDEFIRKEKRMRNPFFYDPADEHYVNGERLILPDVRYGSLGRVRHSGYLCVGGVKSEEDSEADDKLNKGWYSHVFKCTKDVFVEVNAGKNESNFSRNEKEEGQMLGENYNYIHRRCKNKKKEKEAVYLYELSESEFSNMYQNDTSYITYKTLKKATQFYDNNDTKIIESTNKNLNCGYINFLNVSSTYCTSNSYYDRGSRFSFLHGRNSECVNFCKQPSGYNCNVSETHTFRALTNSCFMKKPNNLKRKFAKCKYLARNGRGEKMSEKKKKKMDTILSSNECAATMHVGDAASRAPLLSQEEGEKKSISEDKIANVTNLGMCDKQKKNKNIRGNEKEEKDYDDHDDDDEVVAGDLINSSGATPSTKVKSVDEDFESFKEQVRGDTEHWASSSQSYKTASSDRAMMDSSEDDFHFSTSASSDESAKKDLNKVKEQVDLIKEDFIKKNTALALLNTNNIQAYNRAILASKNTRANKTPTDVSRIVLTHALTNREMYTLHNSLSNYKNNAEFRRICLKWKAKKEKRKERLRARNKSSRSNDVKQKRRKKKKKKKSTKDSKMGMQNKEKEKENTEGEKTNTPHKEVEQKKEQQMVEQSQVGQNVTSAEEKLQKNVEDEEKIIAPYKSNTENPPSIEARKDTEVLLTQSKEGTLPENVQEHETKMEVGVMVLSEKFEERKEGNGGEVHTEQERNWESSEKVEDSHSALRDEGVIPEGSTNETRNNPSGAGNNANYATEQSVEEIHHKCLEAKDRKDEKENREKGAEQNQGMTVVESIESMEAVEAAVQRTHPPVEEQCKDEAVERNRNEEKIENLRKKNEVDAEKESDEKDYPKDLKDGEKMKRKENAEAKIRKEKKGVFLGSYKKNFKKRRYDPNFFYDEKMQVKMKRKKNEKSDKKIARTKKEGYECFRSAKCVAGKKGLRRRGQDSDGEGKKKGDSNKKDKKKNKEKKKKEDNKGKPQDSKDPGKEQNSTSCEDIQIERGRKKNCKEKKVYIHLESPLSVLVCGGLISSKKLIEAQAILKENNRRLQEAKNGPSLTFASDKNGDKCFDKFGKDKNKKNKDNNALFSNSLAVEVDLSGCFFFHSSFTCPISRDKSSKDNPPYVLRCGHAICKSCVDKIHAQRSRQFKCPMCPQYLHLIEIIPLYFN